A part of Thermococcus sp. LS1 genomic DNA contains:
- a CDS encoding gamma-glutamyl-gamma-aminobutyrate hydrolase family protein, protein MKPLIGIIGQIDHSRNRLFLDKMHVEKVIKAGGIPAVFTADSSPEEVLEHADGILLIEGPDVHPHFYGEDPSSFIKYVDVERDEFEICLVKKAIEKGVPILGIGRGMHVINVALGGTLYQDLTEIPKAIKHDWDLKLIGPTQRVHGVRIKMSSKLYEILKDKLNIEGTNEVYLRVNSFHHQAIKRVGEGIKPVAYAVDGLIEAIEAEESFVIGVQWQAEHLPEMEPLFEAFVLAAAEYRAKKREMERLEIEAEVREELDENRRSSDTTDNLPDTSQT, encoded by the coding sequence ATGAAGCCTTTGATAGGTATAATCGGTCAGATAGACCATTCCAGAAACCGTCTTTTTCTCGATAAAATGCACGTGGAAAAGGTGATTAAAGCCGGGGGCATTCCTGCGGTTTTCACTGCGGATTCCTCTCCGGAGGAGGTTCTGGAGCACGCCGACGGAATCCTCCTCATTGAGGGCCCCGACGTTCATCCCCATTTCTACGGTGAGGATCCATCGAGTTTCATCAAATATGTGGATGTGGAGAGGGACGAATTTGAGATATGCCTTGTAAAAAAAGCGATTGAGAAAGGTGTGCCAATTCTGGGCATCGGCCGTGGAATGCACGTTATAAACGTTGCCCTGGGTGGAACTCTGTATCAGGATCTAACGGAGATTCCTAAAGCCATCAAGCACGACTGGGATCTGAAGCTTATCGGTCCGACCCAGCGCGTCCATGGAGTAAGGATAAAGATGAGCTCGAAGCTCTATGAGATTCTCAAGGACAAGCTCAACATAGAGGGTACCAACGAGGTCTATCTGCGCGTCAACAGCTTCCACCACCAGGCCATCAAGCGGGTCGGTGAGGGAATAAAGCCCGTTGCCTACGCCGTTGACGGTCTCATCGAGGCGATCGAGGCAGAAGAGAGCTTTGTGATTGGCGTCCAGTGGCAGGCGGAGCATTTGCCCGAAATGGAGCCGCTCTTCGAGGCTTTTGTACTGGCTGCTGCAGAATACCGGGCCAAGAAGCGGGAGATGGAGAGACTGGAGATAGAGGCTGAAGTCAGAGAGGAACTAGATGAGAACCGTCGCAGCTCGGATACGACCGATAACCTTCCCGACACGAGCCAAACGTAA
- a CDS encoding Lrp/AsnC family transcriptional regulator → MRMGLDKIDKKILAILQKNSRTPLREISKEVNLAESTVYERIKKLKEKGIIKKFTVILDPDSLGFRILAFILIKSKAGKYSYVAQELKQYPEIIEIYETTGDYDMLVKIRTSGSEELNEFLDTIGEIEGVEATHTMVVLKVHKETTELPL, encoded by the coding sequence ATGCGAATGGGTTTGGACAAAATAGACAAAAAGATTCTCGCCATACTCCAAAAGAACAGCAGAACGCCCCTGCGGGAGATCTCCAAGGAGGTCAATCTGGCCGAATCGACCGTTTATGAAAGGATAAAGAAGCTGAAAGAGAAAGGCATCATAAAGAAGTTCACCGTCATTCTCGACCCGGATTCCCTTGGCTTCAGGATTCTCGCGTTTATACTCATAAAGTCCAAGGCCGGCAAGTACTCCTACGTCGCCCAGGAGCTTAAGCAGTACCCGGAGATAATCGAAATCTATGAGACCACCGGCGACTACGACATGCTCGTGAAGATAAGAACAAGTGGAAGCGAGGAGCTCAACGAGTTCCTCGACACCATCGGTGAAATCGAGGGCGTTGAGGCGACCCACACCATGGTCGTGCTCAAGGTCCACAAAGAGACGACGGAACTTCCGCTCTAA
- a CDS encoding PLP-dependent aminotransferase family protein, with the protein MEEKLMRKLSSGSLDFETYFSNKAQEMKASEIRELLKLVETSDVISLAGGLPAPETFPVETIKKITAEILTTHADKALQYGTTKGFTPLRLALAEWMEKRYGIPTSKVEIMMVAGSQQALDLIGRVFINPGDIVVVEGPTYLAALNAFKYYEPEFVSIPMDDDGMMVDLLEEKLKKLNAEGKRIKFVYTVSTFQNPMGVTMSLDRRKKLIELAQEYDFLIVEDSPYSELRYSGEPIPPIKHFDDEGRVIYLGTFSKIFAPGFRLGWIAAHPHFIRKMEIAKQAVDLCANPFGQVIAWKYVADGHLDEHIPKVIEFYKPRRDAMLEALEEYMPEGVKWTKPDGGMFIWVTLPEGIDTKLMMEKAVAKGVAYVPGEAFFAHRDVKNTMRLNFTYVPEEKIREGVKRLAEVIEEEMKALKG; encoded by the coding sequence GTGGAGGAAAAACTCATGCGGAAGCTGAGTTCTGGTTCACTGGATTTTGAGACTTACTTCTCTAACAAGGCTCAGGAAATGAAGGCCTCGGAGATTAGAGAGCTCCTCAAGCTCGTCGAGACATCAGATGTTATTTCGCTCGCCGGCGGCCTTCCAGCCCCGGAGACATTCCCTGTGGAGACGATCAAGAAGATAACCGCCGAGATACTTACCACTCATGCAGATAAGGCCCTCCAGTACGGAACGACCAAGGGCTTCACACCGCTCCGCCTTGCTCTCGCGGAGTGGATGGAAAAGCGCTACGGTATCCCAACGAGCAAAGTCGAGATAATGATGGTCGCTGGAAGCCAGCAAGCCCTTGATCTCATTGGAAGGGTCTTCATAAACCCCGGCGACATAGTCGTCGTTGAGGGTCCAACCTATCTGGCTGCTCTCAACGCCTTCAAGTACTACGAGCCGGAATTCGTCTCAATTCCAATGGACGACGATGGTATGATGGTTGACCTCCTCGAGGAGAAGCTCAAGAAGCTCAACGCCGAGGGCAAGAGGATCAAGTTCGTCTACACCGTCTCGACGTTCCAGAACCCGATGGGTGTTACGATGAGCCTCGACAGGAGGAAGAAGCTCATAGAACTGGCCCAGGAGTATGACTTCCTCATCGTTGAGGACAGCCCGTACAGCGAGCTCCGCTACTCCGGAGAGCCGATTCCGCCTATTAAGCACTTTGACGACGAGGGAAGGGTTATCTATCTTGGCACCTTCTCGAAGATATTTGCTCCAGGCTTCAGGCTGGGATGGATAGCAGCCCACCCGCACTTCATCAGGAAGATGGAGATAGCCAAACAGGCCGTTGACCTCTGTGCCAACCCATTCGGTCAGGTCATCGCCTGGAAGTACGTTGCTGACGGCCACCTCGACGAGCACATTCCGAAGGTTATAGAGTTCTACAAGCCGAGAAGAGATGCGATGCTCGAGGCCCTCGAGGAGTACATGCCGGAGGGCGTTAAGTGGACCAAGCCGGACGGAGGAATGTTCATCTGGGTTACCCTCCCTGAGGGCATCGACACCAAGCTCATGATGGAGAAGGCCGTTGCCAAGGGTGTCGCCTACGTTCCGGGTGAGGCATTCTTTGCCCACAGGGACGTCAAGAACACCATGCGCTTGAACTTTACCTATGTCCCAGAAGAGAAGATACGTGAGGGCGTTAAGAGGCTCGCAGAGGTCATAGAGGAGGAAATGAAGGCCCTTAAGGGCTGA
- the snatA gene encoding neutral amino acid NAAT transporter SnatA has translation MIELLKYFVILYGGLFAITNPVGAVPVFLGVTHDLSWSERREIARKTAITVVVTLVTFALIGQWIFWFFGSSIDAFAIAGGILLFRMAMDMLSGSLSSIKISREETEEFDEEVVTLEEVAIIPLAIPLISGPGAITTVMIYTAKSVSLPEKATVIASIMAIGLTVWLVLCSANRIKTKLGRVGIKVMTRMMGLILTSMAVQMIINGIKGAFGL, from the coding sequence GTGATAGAGCTCCTCAAGTACTTCGTCATACTCTACGGCGGCCTCTTTGCGATAACGAATCCCGTTGGAGCAGTGCCAGTCTTCCTGGGCGTCACTCACGACCTTTCATGGAGCGAGAGAAGAGAGATAGCGAGGAAAACTGCCATAACGGTAGTGGTAACGCTCGTAACCTTCGCCCTCATCGGCCAGTGGATATTCTGGTTCTTCGGCTCGAGCATAGATGCCTTCGCCATAGCCGGCGGTATTCTACTCTTCCGCATGGCGATGGATATGCTCTCGGGAAGTCTCTCCTCGATCAAGATAAGCAGGGAGGAAACGGAGGAGTTCGACGAGGAAGTGGTAACCCTTGAGGAGGTTGCGATAATTCCTCTCGCCATCCCGCTGATTTCAGGTCCGGGCGCGATAACGACGGTGATGATCTACACCGCCAAGAGCGTGAGCCTTCCGGAGAAAGCGACGGTCATAGCCAGCATAATGGCAATAGGTCTCACGGTATGGCTCGTCCTGTGCTCGGCCAACAGAATCAAAACCAAACTCGGAAGGGTCGGAATCAAGGTCATGACAAGGATGATGGGTCTGATACTAACGTCTATGGCCGTCCAGATGATAATAAACGGCATAAAGGGCGCCTTCGGCCTCTGA
- a CDS encoding GTP-binding protein — protein sequence MPTNVTAEYLAAEEEYRNAKTIPEKIRALEKMYSTVPKHKGTEKLRLQIKRKLAELRKELEKQRQVQKKGGGYSFSVRKEGAAQIVLAGLPNVGKSSLMKALTNVDIDVADYAFTTVEPIPGMMHHKDVQIQLVEVPGLVEGAALGKGMGPQLLSVIRNADAIAIVVDLSQDPVKQMEILLREFERAGIKLNKRRPRVEIKRTASGGIIINGQENIKGEVSEVMKMLREERIHSAEITVKEPVTLEEFADALDESLVWRRAIIIANKGDAPGSKENYERLVQAYGDRFRIIPVSARKKINLDKLKDELYELAGIIRVFTKSPGEEPAYPPVPLKKGSTVMDLAERIHKDFAKNFRYARVWGKSVKFPGQRVGADHVLEDGDIVEIHAR from the coding sequence ATGCCAACCAACGTAACAGCGGAGTACCTAGCAGCGGAGGAAGAATACCGGAACGCCAAGACGATTCCAGAGAAGATTCGGGCCCTCGAGAAAATGTACTCCACCGTTCCCAAGCACAAGGGAACGGAGAAGCTCAGGCTCCAGATAAAGCGAAAGCTAGCTGAGCTGAGGAAGGAGCTTGAAAAGCAGAGGCAGGTTCAGAAGAAAGGTGGAGGCTACTCCTTCAGCGTTAGGAAGGAAGGTGCTGCTCAGATAGTCCTGGCTGGCCTTCCGAATGTAGGAAAGTCCTCCCTCATGAAGGCGCTGACAAACGTTGATATCGACGTTGCTGATTATGCCTTCACTACAGTCGAGCCCATCCCTGGAATGATGCATCACAAGGATGTTCAGATACAGCTCGTTGAGGTGCCCGGCCTCGTCGAGGGTGCCGCCCTCGGAAAGGGCATGGGGCCTCAGCTCCTGAGCGTTATAAGGAACGCCGATGCTATAGCCATCGTCGTTGATCTCTCTCAGGATCCCGTAAAGCAGATGGAAATCCTCCTGCGGGAGTTCGAGAGGGCGGGAATAAAACTCAACAAGCGCCGCCCGAGGGTCGAGATAAAGAGGACAGCGAGCGGTGGAATAATCATCAACGGTCAGGAGAACATAAAGGGCGAGGTAAGCGAAGTCATGAAGATGCTCCGCGAGGAGAGGATTCACTCCGCTGAGATAACCGTCAAAGAGCCTGTGACTTTGGAGGAGTTCGCCGATGCGCTCGACGAGAGCCTCGTCTGGAGAAGGGCGATAATCATCGCCAACAAGGGCGACGCCCCTGGAAGCAAAGAGAACTACGAGAGGCTCGTTCAGGCTTACGGAGACAGATTCAGAATCATACCCGTCTCCGCGAGAAAGAAGATAAACCTCGACAAGCTCAAGGACGAGCTGTACGAGCTGGCCGGAATAATAAGGGTCTTCACGAAGAGTCCCGGGGAAGAGCCGGCCTATCCTCCGGTACCGCTCAAGAAGGGCTCAACGGTTATGGATTTGGCGGAAAGAATCCACAAGGACTTTGCCAAGAACTTCCGATACGCTCGTGTCTGGGGTAAGAGTGTCAAGTTCCCGGGCCAGAGGGTTGGGGCCGACCACGTGCTGGAGGATGGGGACATAGTGGAGATTCACGCGAGATGA
- a CDS encoding radical SAM protein produces the protein MYIRPFDPWKAKLCTCPFKYTLNVYTGCDHACVYCYITSYIPHAFRVRIKEGLLPKLEKELRKFDRRYIIALSYSSDPYPTIERELGITRKVLELFKRYDIRCLLLTKSDVFERDLDILKELKCAVGITVTTVDERKAKLLEPNAPAPKDRIRVLKKAKSEGIPVYARIDPIIPFYTWGDFDKTLNALSFVNHITVSTLKLRIDSKRRMFAKFPELMEKLWPLYEKGERIGGYYYLPRELRIKILQEAERKITERGITFGSCREGYRSYPSCDGSHLVPL, from the coding sequence ATGTATATACGGCCCTTCGACCCATGGAAGGCAAAGCTCTGCACATGCCCCTTTAAGTACACACTGAACGTCTACACCGGTTGCGATCATGCCTGCGTTTACTGCTACATAACGAGCTACATCCCCCACGCCTTTCGTGTGAGGATAAAGGAGGGACTTTTACCAAAGCTCGAGAAAGAACTGAGAAAGTTCGACAGAAGGTACATCATAGCGCTCTCATACTCTTCCGACCCCTATCCAACCATAGAGCGTGAGCTCGGAATAACGAGGAAGGTTCTCGAGCTTTTCAAGAGATACGACATCCGCTGTTTGCTCCTCACGAAGTCGGACGTCTTCGAGCGTGACCTCGATATCCTGAAGGAGCTCAAGTGCGCCGTTGGGATAACCGTGACCACCGTAGACGAGAGAAAGGCAAAGCTCCTGGAGCCGAACGCACCCGCACCTAAAGACAGAATTAGAGTCCTCAAAAAGGCTAAAAGCGAGGGAATCCCAGTTTACGCGCGCATAGATCCGATAATCCCGTTTTACACCTGGGGAGACTTCGATAAGACCCTCAATGCGCTGAGCTTCGTTAATCACATAACCGTCTCGACGCTCAAGCTGAGAATCGATTCAAAGAGAAGGATGTTTGCGAAGTTCCCGGAGCTCATGGAAAAGCTGTGGCCGCTCTATGAAAAGGGTGAGAGGATAGGGGGGTATTACTACCTTCCGCGGGAGCTTAGAATAAAGATCCTTCAAGAGGCGGAGAGAAAAATAACCGAGAGGGGTATTACGTTTGGCTCGTGTCGGGAAGGTTATCGGTCGTATCCGAGCTGCGACGGTTCTCATCTAGTTCCTCTCTGA
- the pfpI gene encoding deglycase PfpI, which translates to MKVLFLSADGFEDLELIYPLHRIKEEGHEVYVASFQRGKITGKHGYTVNVDLAFDEVDPDEFDALVLPGGKAPEIVRLNEKAVMITKRMFEKGKPVASVCHGPQILISAKVLKGRKGTSTITIRDDVINAGAEWIDAEVVVDGNWVSSRHPGDLHAWMREFVKLLR; encoded by the coding sequence ATGAAGGTACTGTTTCTGAGCGCGGATGGTTTTGAGGATCTGGAGCTGATATACCCGCTCCACCGGATTAAAGAAGAAGGCCACGAGGTTTACGTCGCCAGTTTCCAGAGGGGCAAGATAACCGGAAAGCACGGTTACACCGTAAACGTCGACTTAGCTTTTGACGAGGTTGATCCTGATGAGTTCGATGCCCTCGTTCTTCCCGGTGGGAAGGCCCCGGAGATAGTCAGGCTCAACGAGAAGGCGGTTATGATAACCAAGAGGATGTTCGAGAAAGGCAAGCCGGTCGCGAGCGTATGCCACGGGCCACAGATACTCATCTCCGCCAAAGTCCTTAAAGGCAGGAAGGGAACCAGCACGATAACCATCAGGGATGATGTGATAAACGCTGGAGCAGAATGGATCGACGCAGAGGTAGTCGTCGACGGCAACTGGGTCAGCTCAAGGCACCCAGGCGACCTGCACGCCTGGATGAGGGAGTTTGTGAAGCTCCTCCGCTGA
- a CDS encoding triphosphoribosyl-dephospho-CoA synthase produces MERWRIIKAFTLGPLLEAAIPKPGNVNRFRDFEDLTFYHFLFAETAVIDIYYEAVKVGELLRKGALLPSEAGIGELIKRAVQNAKEAQNANPNFGIITLSIPLMIALSMGRNMLDAREKVKLLIEESTVRDTMELYRAIRIANPKGIPSGVKYDVYSNDSFRELFQDGINLARLAEMSCERELIFCEWLNQYELSYSTFARLYELVREKSLEEAVQTAFLELLAGNLDTLIIRKAGIEEAKLVQRKAREVLEGKLTLGEFDSFMREKKDLRNPGSLADVMAVALSLLILRGYRFTPEP; encoded by the coding sequence ATGGAGCGGTGGAGGATCATAAAGGCCTTCACCCTCGGCCCGCTCCTTGAAGCAGCTATCCCGAAGCCCGGCAACGTGAATCGCTTTAGGGACTTCGAGGATCTGACCTTTTACCACTTTCTCTTCGCTGAAACTGCCGTTATAGACATCTACTACGAGGCCGTTAAGGTCGGTGAGCTCCTCAGGAAAGGAGCCCTCCTGCCGAGTGAGGCAGGAATCGGCGAGCTGATCAAAAGAGCAGTTCAGAACGCGAAGGAGGCACAGAACGCCAATCCCAACTTCGGCATAATAACCCTCTCCATTCCACTGATGATTGCCTTGTCCATGGGCAGGAACATGCTCGATGCCAGGGAGAAGGTGAAGCTCCTCATCGAGGAATCCACCGTGAGGGATACTATGGAGCTCTACCGTGCAATAAGGATAGCCAACCCGAAAGGCATCCCCAGCGGCGTTAAGTACGACGTTTACAGCAACGATTCCTTCAGGGAGCTCTTCCAGGACGGAATAAACCTAGCAAGGCTCGCCGAGATGAGCTGCGAGAGGGAACTGATATTCTGCGAGTGGCTCAACCAGTACGAGCTCAGCTACAGTACCTTCGCGAGGCTTTACGAACTCGTCAGAGAGAAATCGCTCGAGGAAGCAGTTCAAACGGCTTTTCTGGAGCTTTTGGCGGGCAACCTCGACACGCTCATCATCAGAAAAGCGGGCATAGAGGAGGCAAAGCTCGTCCAGAGAAAGGCGAGGGAAGTCCTGGAAGGGAAGCTTACGCTCGGGGAGTTCGACTCCTTTATGAGGGAAAAGAAGGACTTAAGGAACCCCGGAAGTCTGGCGGACGTAATGGCAGTAGCGTTGAGCCTCCTCATCTTAAGGGGCTACCGTTTCACTCCAGAACCCTGA
- a CDS encoding OsmC family protein, translated as MGDEVKGRVEWFKDYQFIGRIESDSCSVILGEGGISPMKLLLLSVAGCTAYDVVMILQKMREPIEGLEVEISGERREEHPRIYKKVHLHYKIYGDVSEEKAKRAIELSQDKYCSASAHIKLSGAELTYSFEIIKS; from the coding sequence ATGGGGGACGAGGTTAAAGGCCGGGTGGAGTGGTTCAAGGACTATCAGTTCATCGGAAGGATAGAGAGCGATAGCTGCTCCGTCATCCTTGGCGAGGGTGGTATAAGCCCCATGAAGCTTCTCCTTCTGAGCGTTGCTGGCTGCACCGCCTATGATGTGGTTATGATACTCCAGAAGATGCGCGAGCCGATTGAGGGCCTGGAAGTCGAAATCAGCGGTGAGAGAAGGGAGGAGCACCCGAGGATATACAAGAAGGTTCACCTCCATTACAAAATTTACGGTGACGTGAGCGAGGAGAAAGCCAAACGCGCGATAGAGCTGAGTCAGGACAAATACTGCTCCGCCTCGGCCCACATAAAGCTCAGTGGAGCGGAGCTTACGTACTCCTTCGAGATTATCAAGAGTTAG
- a CDS encoding family 4A encapsulin nanocompartment shell protein: MRGDLIRVLSLIEEKANELKLDGYEPDVVLVGFEAYEFIKGQVNEEFGGEEEVLELSGLKLRILDELGKDAVVVDSKALGFGLGGAKRFRVLE, encoded by the coding sequence ATGAGGGGAGATTTGATCAGGGTTCTAAGCCTGATTGAGGAGAAGGCCAACGAGCTAAAGCTCGACGGCTACGAGCCCGATGTCGTTCTTGTCGGCTTCGAAGCTTACGAATTCATAAAAGGACAGGTGAACGAGGAGTTCGGCGGTGAGGAGGAAGTCCTCGAGCTTTCGGGATTAAAGCTCCGCATCCTCGACGAACTCGGAAAGGACGCGGTTGTTGTTGACAGTAAGGCTCTGGGCTTTGGGCTCGGCGGGGCAAAGAGGTTCAGGGTTCTGGAGTGA
- a CDS encoding PspC domain-containing protein → MVKKLMRSKENRVFLGVIGGIAEHLEVDPTLLRIIFVVLLVFNPFAMVLLYFLLALVLPEEGGEEKPIEERLNELADETGKSINEVFSRNDNTKPLAVILIVIGAALIAKPFFPLIIGPVGGTTLLAAALLVIGIILLTKGD, encoded by the coding sequence ATGGTGAAGAAGCTGATGCGCTCAAAGGAGAACAGGGTCTTCCTCGGGGTTATTGGGGGGATAGCCGAGCACCTTGAAGTAGACCCGACGCTCCTCAGGATTATCTTTGTCGTCCTGCTGGTATTCAACCCCTTCGCGATGGTCCTGCTCTACTTCCTGCTTGCCCTCGTCCTGCCCGAGGAGGGGGGCGAGGAGAAGCCCATCGAGGAGAGGCTCAACGAACTGGCGGACGAGACCGGAAAGAGTATCAACGAGGTCTTTTCAAGGAACGACAACACCAAACCCCTCGCGGTAATACTGATAGTAATCGGCGCGGCCCTTATAGCAAAGCCGTTCTTCCCCCTGATAATCGGCCCCGTTGGAGGAACGACGCTCCTCGCGGCAGCTCTCTTGGTGATAGGCATAATACTGCTGACGAAGGGTGATTGA